The DNA window GTTGAGCAGCCTGTGACCGCATATGTCTTTACTGGACAAGGTTCACAGGAACAAGGCATGGGTATGGATCTCTATGGCAGCAGCCCTGTGGCCAAGGACGTCTGGGACCGTGCTGACAAGTACCTGCTTGACAACTACGGCttctccatcaccaacattGTCAAGAACAACCCCAAGGAGCTCACTGTGCACTTTGGTGGCCCCAGGGGTAAGGCGATCCGCCAGAACTACATGGCCATGACTTTCGAGACGGTGGCTGCAGATGGCACCGTCAAGTCTGAGAGAATCTTCAAGGACATTGACGAGAAGACGACTTCCTACACTTACAGATCACCAACTGGCCTGCTGTCAGCCACTCAGTTTACTCAGCCCGCCTTGACCctgatggaaaaggccagcTTCGAGGACATGAAGTCCAAGGGCCTCGTCCCCCGAGACAGCACCTTTGCCGGTCACTCTCTGGGAGAATACTCTGCCCTGGCTGCCCTGGCAGAGGTCATGCCCATTGAGAGTCTGGTGTCGGTCGTCTTCTACCGTGGTCTGACGATGCAGGTGGCCGTCGAGCGTGACGCCAGCGGTCGATCCAACTACTCCATGTGCGCCGTCAACCCCAGTCGCATCTCAAAGACATTCAACGAAGAGGCGCTTCAGTTTGTCGTTGACAAGATTGCGGAAGAgactggctggctgctggagattgtCAACTACAACATTGCCAACATGCAGTACGTGTGCGCCGGTGACTTGCGCGCTCTGGACACGCTCGGAGGAGTGACCAACTTCCTCAAGATGCAGAAGATTGACATTGAAGAGATGCGCAACAACATtgaggaggccaagggcgCTCTGCAGAAGATTATCCGCGGATGCGCCGAGGCGACTCTCAAGAAGCCtctgccgctggagctggagcgtGGCTTTGCCACAATCCCTCTCCGAGGCATCGACGTGCCCTTCCACTCGACCTTTTTGCGATCTGGTGTCAAGCCTTTCCGATCCTTCTTGCTCAAGAAGATCCACAAGACCACCATTGACCCGTCCAAGCTGGTGGGCAAGTACATTCCCAACGTGACGGCCAAGCCGTTTGCGCTCACCAAGGAGTACTTTGAGGACGTGTACAAGCTGACCAACTCTCCCAAGATTggcgccatcttggccaactgGGAGAAGTACGTCCAGGATGAGGAGACGACTAGCAGCGAGAGTGGCGCCAGTGCCGACCATGAGGGTGCTGGTCTGGCTGCGTAaggaatgaaaagaagatgaaggttgGGTGTGGCagaatggagatgatgcacaagacaaaaaaaaaacattttGCTAGGCGAGATGAGAGGCAATGAACGAAGCGCATTATGGGAAAGGGGTATTACTATGATATAAATTGGTGGACGGCACGGGACGCGATGAAGGCCAATAGAAGCCTGTGAATTATTTAATTGCTGATGAATTTGTCATGAAAATAGACGTATAATGCAATGGCTTTGATTTTCTagtttgcctttttgccttttgtgTAATGTTTGTGCCATTACGATTATCTACGTGTGCAAAGATGTGATTATTGATCTCCTCATCACCTGTCCCATTTTCTCCGTATGTGTGTGATTTGGAATAACGAGATATTGTTGAATAAACATATGAATAGCTTCTGCTAATACCAATGCCATGCCAATTCCTACGCATAATCTGACGAATTGATTGATAAACAAAATATGCTGCCCAAAATGCCGTCTATCGTGTATCACAGCTCAAAGCCCGCTGACTAACTAAAAGAGCCCAAGACAACGAGAAAAAGCGGTGCAAACCGTTGCCTCATCGGTCAGCGGCGACCGCCGAGCTTAGCCGCTTTTTGACAAACCGGTCCCTTGCATGATTACCAGGCACTTTTTGTTATCTGCTGGGTGGGCAAGATTTGGCGTTACCCCAAAGTCGGCAATATGGGGTTACCTCGAAATACCGGGGCTTTTCAGGGTGAGCTTGTCAGCTCTATTTAATAACCCAGCAGGAGCAGCGTCtcattcttttattttcttgaGCTGATGGGGTTCTTGAGCGATTGATTGAATAGGATAAAAACGGTGAGACTGGATATTCTTTGCCTGCTTGTTGACTGTTGGTGTTGTGCATATTCTCAATGTGGGCGTGTCTTGTTTGTGTGAGAGTGTTGCTGACGTTGTGGAACAGGTCGATAAACTGATAGATGTATGCTATATAAACGAGTACATATCGGgtgaaaagggagagagaatcAGAAGCcttgaaaacaaaaacaaaaaaagagtgaGATCAAGACTGGATAGATACGAATTGCCACacgcaaaagaaaagagcaaatcaTGTCACCGCAGAgaaagttgctgctgctgggcacgTTTGTGCACTCCAggacgcagcagcatctcgagTTCCTCCACAACGCTGCAGTGGCGGTCGATGAGCAGGGCAAGATTGTTTCCATTGAGCGGGACGTGGCGGATGTGAGCGAGGCCAAGGAACGGCTATTCAAGCAGCTCGGCTGGAGTGAAGCAGAGGTGGATGTGACGGAGGCTGCCGAGGGGCAGTTTTTCTTCCCCGGCTTTGTGGGTGAGTTGAGAAGTGCCAaatcgatgatgatgacgatgacgatgatatTGACCGTACATGGCAGACACGCACATCCACGCCCCCCCAGTACGCCAACGCAGGCATCTTCGGCAAGTCCAGCCTCCTCGACTGGCTCGAGACATACACCTTCCCCCTCGAGGCCAGCCTCAGCGACCTGCCCAAGGCCCGCCGCGTCTACTCGCGCTGCGTCCGCCGCACGCTCTCCCACGgcaccaccacggccacctACTACGCCACGCTCGACGTCGCCGCGACGAATCTGCTGGCCGACCTGTGCCTGTCGCTGGGCCAGCGCGCCTTTGTGGGCAGAGCCTGCATGGACGACCCGGAGATCAACCCGGAATACTACCGggacgccgacgccgacgagaCGCTGCGGGCGACGCGGCAGACGGTTGACCATGTGCGCGGCATCGACCCGGGATTCGACCTTGTCTCACCCATCCTGACGCCTCGCTTCGCCCCGTCGTGCACGCGCGAGGCCATGGCCGGCCTGGCGCAGCTGCATCGCGAGACGGGCCTCCCGATCCAGACACACATCTCGGAGAACCTCGGCGAGATGCAGCTCGTGCGGCGCATGTTCCCCGAGGCGGACTCGTACGCCGCCGTCTACGACAAGTACGGCCTGCTGACGCCCAAGACGGTCCTCGCGCACGCAGTGCACATCTCCGACGCCGAAGCAAgcctcatcgccgccaagGGATCCAAAATCTCCCACTGCCCGTGCAGCAACACGTGCCTGACCAGCGGGCCGGCTCGCGTGCGCTGGATGTGGGACAAGGGCATCGACGTCGGCCTGGGCACGGACATGAGCGGCGGATACAGCCCTTCGATCCTCGAGGCGGCGAGGCAGGCCGCGCTGGTGAGCCGCCATGTGGCGATGGGCATCCACGTTCCTCAAGGTgatgacgctgctgctgccgagagggagaaggagagggtCAAGCTGACGGTGGAAGAGGTGCTGTACCTTGCCACAAGGGGAGGCGCCCGATGCGTGGGACTGCAAGACAAGATTGGAGGTTTCGAAATAGGCATGGAGTGGGACGCGCAGTTGGTGTCTCTAAGTCAAGTGAGTGACGATGGAGGCCTAGAAGAGCAAGACGACAACGATGGCTTCGTGGATGTGTTTGGGTGGGAGAGCTGGGACGACAGAATAGCCAAATGGCTGTACAACGGCGATGACCGGAACACGAAGAGAGTCTGGGTCAAGGGCCGGTTAGTTCATAGACGGAACTGAGGAATTGGGAATACATGTTATAGAGTTACAGCGGCTACTATTACGACACGAAGGAACACGTAATGACGACAATGATGGGCAAAAAACGGATAGATGGATTAGATAGAATGAAGATGGGAGAGGAATTTTTCACTAGGAACAATGCTATATTTCATTCCATAACACCATCTATCTGAGTAGAGTTGCGTAAGTTGTGCCAAAGGCGAGAGAAAcaggaaacaaaagagaagagtgattaaaaaaaaaaggctatcAAGTTTGTTCCAAACATCAAAAACACCATATTCTTCTAAATCCCCGATACATACGTTTTTATGCTTGcttaaagaaaagaagagagaaaaaggaaaggaaaggaaaaaaaaaaaaaaacagcccACAGAATAGATcctttgctctgctctctttTAGAACCATGGAGCCAAATAGTGTAataacaaacaaaacaaaaaaacaacaaattTCCCGTTCTTCTCCTTTTAcctcccaaaaaaagaaaggaaaaaaaaattagaaaatagaaaagaataaaacaaaaacccCCCAAATCATTCTTCAAATAAAAGTCGCTCGCCTCAAAACATATAAGTTGGTGCTAATGTCGATTCGATTCTTCAAAACgccttcctcctcctttttttttgttggttgTTTTCCCACCAAGTTCCTTGTTTGCTTTACTCCCCAT is part of the Trichoderma atroviride chromosome 1, complete sequence genome and encodes:
- a CDS encoding uncharacterized protein (MEROPS:MER0037714); protein product: MDDPEINPEYYRDADADETLRATRQTVDHVRGIDPGFDLVSPILTPRFAPSCTREAMAGLAQLHRETGLPIQTHISENLGEMQLVRRMFPEADSYAAVYDKYGLLTPKTVLAHAVHISDAEASLIAAKGSKISHCPCSNTCLTSGPARVRWMWDKGIDVGLGTDMSGGYSPSILEAARQAALVSRHVAMGIHVPQGDDAAAAEREKERVKLTVEEVLYLATRGGARCVGLQDKIGGFEIGMEWDAQLVSLSQVSDDGGLEEQDDNDGFVDVFGWESWDDRIAKWLYNGDDRNTKRVWVKGRLVHRRN